One region of Athene noctua chromosome 18, bAthNoc1.hap1.1, whole genome shotgun sequence genomic DNA includes:
- the NOTUM gene encoding palmitoleoyl-protein carboxylesterase NOTUM, with product MGTAAVHLLLLLGLLHAGPGGEGRKGWRRRGPAARGEAAAAESFPLDFTAVEGNMDSFMAQVKSLAQSLYPCSAQALPHDLRLHLLHNASVTCNDGSPAGYYLKESKGSRRWLLFLEGGWYCFNRENCHTRYDTMRRLMSSSEWPATRVGTGILSSQPEENPHWWNANMVFIPYCSSDVWSGASSKSEKNEYAFMGALIIQEVIKELVGKGLSTAKVLLLAGSSAGGTGVLLNVDRVAEQLEEMGYQGIQVRGLADSGWFLDNKQYRRTDCIDTITCAPTEAIRRGIRYWNGVVPERCKLQFKEGEEWNCFFGYKIYPTLRCPVFVVQWLFDEAQLTVDNVHLTGQPVQEGQWLYIQNLGRELRNTLKDVTASFAPACLSHEIITRNHWTDIQVKGTSLPRALHCWDRSLHESNRNGKAPLKGCPIHLIDSCPWPHCNPSCPTIRDQFTGQEMNVIQFLMHMGFDVQKMAQQQGLEPSKLLGMLSSGN from the exons atGGGCACGGCGGCCGtgcacctcctgctgctgctggggctgctgcacgCCGGCCCCGGCGGCGAGGGCAGGaagggctggcggcggcggggcccggcggcccgcggcgaggcggcggcggccgagagCTTCCCGCTGGACTTCACGGCCGTGGAGGGCAACATGGACAGCTTCATGGCGCAGGTCAAGAGCCTGGCGCAGTCGCTCTACCCCTGCTCGGCCCAGGCGCTGCCGCACGACCTGCGCCTGCACCTCCTGCACAACGCCTCGGTCACCTGCAACGACGGCAGCCCGGCCGG CTACTACCTCAAGGAGTCCAAGGGCAGCCGGCGCTGGCTGCTCTTCCTGGAAG GAGGGTGGTACTGCTTCAACAGGGAGAACTGCCACACGCGCTACGACACCATGAGGAGGCTCATGAGCTCCAGCGAGTGGCCCGCGACCCGCGTGG GAACTGGGATCCTGTCATCACAGCCGGAAGAAAATCCCCACTGGTGGAATGCAAACATGGT ATTCATCCCTTATTGCTCAAGTGATGTTTGGAGCGGTGCCTCTTCCAAGTCTGAGAAAA ATGAATATGCCTTCATGGGAGCACTGATCATTCAGGAGGTTATAAAGGAGCTGGTGGGAAAAGGTCTAAGCACTGCAAAAGTGCTGCTGCTAGCAGGGAGCAG TGCCGGAGGGACAGGGGTGCTCCTGAATGTGGACCGGGTggcagagcagctggaggagatgGGCTATCAAGGGATTCAGGTTCGAGGCTTGGCAGACTCCGGGTGGTTCCTGGATAACAAACAGTATCGCAGAACTGACTGTATTGACACCATAACGTGTGCTCCGACGGAAGCCATCAGAAGAGGAATCAG GTATTGGAACGGTGTCGTCCCTGAGCGCTGTAAGCTGCAGTTTAAAGAGGGAGAGGAATGGAATTGCTTTTTTGGATATAAGATTTACCCCACTCTTCGAT GTCCAGTCTTTGTTGTCCAGTGGCTCTTCGATGAGGCCCAGCTTACTGTAGACAACGTTCACCTCACTGGCCAGCCTGTTCAGGAGGGGCAGTGGCTCTACATCCAGAACCTGGGTAGGGAGCTGAGAAACACCTTGAAGGATGTGAC cGCCAGCTTTGCTCCTGCCTGTTTGTCTCATGAGATCATTACACGCAA CCACTGGACAGACATCCAGGTGAAGGGGACGTCGCTGCCCCGGGCCCTGCACTGCTGGGACCGCAGCCTGCACGAGAGCAACAGGAATGGGAAGGCCCCTCTGAAGGGCTGCCCCATCCACCTGATTGACAGCTGCCCCTGGCCCCACTGCAACCCCTCGTGCCCCACCATCAGGGACCAGTTCACAGGGCAGGAGATGAACGTGATCCAGTTCCTCATGCACATGGGCTTTGACGTTCAGAAGATGGCACAGCAGCAGGGCCTGGAGCCCAGCAAACTCCTGGGGATGCTCAGCAGTGGGAACTAG